The sequence CATGTGTCTTTTTTAAAGGGGGCAGCCCCTACCTGGCTGTAGCTAGTGGTTGCCAGGTATTCCAATTTTTTAAGAGAAGCTGGAGGTCTGGATTTTTATGTGAATTCTCCCAGTTTTTGAGGGcagctcaaaaaattttttaatactgTGTTGGGCAAGTGAAACACGTTAAGTGAATCAGAACTGGCCTAGGGGTCTTTACTTGTGACCTGTGTTCTAGGTTTCTATCAAGCACCCTaaactaacttttttttcctctttagttCCTTTTGATGAAGATGACAAAGacgattctgtgtggtttttagacCATGATTATTTGGAAAACATGTATGGAATGtttaagaaagtcaatggtatGTCTTGATGTTCTAAGGTGTTAACAGCATAGAATTGATCTGTGTGTATGGGGGTCTTCTGTTCGCTTTTCTTTAACATCAAGGGCCCTTTCACTTAGCTACACTTCAGTAAGACTAGTAGTGGTAGTAGAGGAATAAGgtagaataaatgaaaaactagAGTAGCAATTTAAGGCCAAATAGGCCACCTGGGTTTGGGTAAGAGGGGAAATAACCCTCTCATTGCAGCAGAAAAGTGACGAACCATCCAGTAAAGTTAGTCTTCCGTTAGAGTTTTAGTACCACCAGGGTAAATATGTCTGGAATTTTCAAAGAGGTAAAGGACATAACTACTGATGTTCTTATCCTTTTTGAGGGAGTTGTATAGATCTTCATGAAATAGTTAAAGCCcgctaatttttttccttcctagcCAGAGAAAGAATAGTTGGCTGGTACCACACAGGCCCTAAACTACACAAGAATGACATTGCCATCAACGAACTCATGAAAAGATACTGTCCTAATTCTGTAAGTGCTCTCTATTTTTGAAActcttgaatgatttttttgCCAGCCAGCTCAAGTAAGAGCATCCTGGGAAGAATTTGAGTAGCAAATCTGCTTACTGCTTTATCTCCATAAACTTCTGTTAATTTGTAGTGCTCTGTGAAGTATACTGTAACctaatatatttgataaataacAGTTTATACCTGCTAAGTACCAGGTGTATGAGTTATGTAATCCTCTCAGTACTATCCTCTGTATATCctctttacaaatgagaaaacaggttcAGAATGTTTAGGAAGGTCTGGTAAGGGGTGGGACTGGGATTGAAATTTTGGTTCTATTGACTCTAATGTCCTTGTGCTAGGACACAAGGGGCCACTGCCCCTCAGCTTGTTAATGAAGGGGAtcaaaaagcagaagaaatgatGAGATCATTTGAAGTATAAATGCATTTTTGCTGAAAATTCTGGTTCATTTCTAACTGAATACAAGAAATAGTTTTAGTAATTGTGAGAAGAATGCCTGAAATTATCCCTTGTGTGCTGGGCGTGAGATGATTTGCTAAGATGTGTTTCTCTGCCAGGTATTGGTCATCATTGATGTGAAGCCAAAGGACCTAGGGCTGCCCACAGAAGCGTACATTTCAGTGGAAGAAGTCCATGATGTAAGTCATCTTgctatgaacctgggaggttagACTGCTACTTATTGGgtgattggctttttttttttcaattttcaggTCAATAAATCCTTTGTCTCTATAACAAAAGAAGGTAGTTaagtttttttccctttgatttttttaatcaccACATTTTGGAAATGGAGAGGAACATAGAAATCTAaattccagccaggcacagtggctcacccagtgctttgagaggctgaggtgggaggattgcctaagcctaggagttgaagaccagcctgggcaacatagcaagatacctacaaaaataaaaacattagccaggcatgatggtccATGCCTGTattccaagctactcaggaggctgagacgggagtatttgagcccaggagttcaaggttacagtgagctgtgatcaccactgcattccaacttgTGTGACAGttgagaccctgtccccaaaaaaaacaagaaatccaAATTCCCCTTTTACAAATGAAAAGTTTAAGGGATGAATTACAGTCTCCTTTTGAATTTAGATCTGCAGTATTTATCCTTACTTTCAGTTTTAAGATTTGGAAAAGGATATTTTAGAATAGCTCTGTGCAAATGTTCCTTGCATCGAGCTCTGTCTTTCTGGAGCTTTTCTCTTTGCCTGGCTGCCAGGGAGCTCAGATCCAAATGTATCGCCTAGTTGCAGTAGGGCTTTCATCCCTGGTTTTGACCCAGTTGTTTTTAGTGAATTTTTCTCCTGCCTCTTTAGAAAAGGAATTGAGGTTGCTCATATACATGCACCCCAATGAAGCAAGGTTTTTTTAGTAGGGGATAAAGGGGACATACGGGTCATGTTACAAGATGAAGCTCAAGAAGAATTAGTGCCTGTAAAGTTTACCAAGAAATCCCACAAGACTGTTAAAGGTTCTGACCATCCTGGCATCCAAAGCAAAGAGGAGAATGCCCCTTGCAGGATTAACACTatcctaaataaaataatcacGGCTAACTTTTATAGCACTTAGTGTGAGTTGAGTGACTTTCTCAAGGTCATGGAGCTCCCTTATTACATACATGGCGGAGCCAAATTTGAACCCAGATAGCCTGGCTGTGGAGCCTGTGCTCTTTTTTACCACTATGCTGTCCTCCCTTGCAGACAGTTTACAGCCTTTTGACAGGAGACGTGCAGCCTCTTCTGGCACAAGGTCTGAGAAAAGTATCTTCCAAGTCCCTTCAGGATGTCACTCGGTGACCACCATGAACCATGTCCCCAGTGGATCCTTTGATTAATTCAGACCACCAGAAAGCCAACTATTCTGATTGCATTGGTTTGGGCACTCTGGAATCGTTTGATCCAAGAGACAAAAAAGggctaaaagttttattttctggcATGAACTTGCCTCAGTACAGATATTCTGTATATTGTCCATTCTAGAAAGaactatatacttttttttttttttgacaatctcactctgttgctcaggctggagtgcagtggcgtgatctcggctcactgcaccctccacctcccaggttcaagtgattctcattcctcagcctccagagtagctgggattacaggcgcccgccaccacacctggctagtttttgtatttttagtagagaggggttttcgccatgttgcccaggctggtctcgaattcttggcatacgaaagtgctgagattgcagatccgtgcccggccaaaacgaTACACTTTTAAGAATCTACCTGAGACTTCCCTGTGTGTTCATCCCAAGTGTGGGCTTGAGGGAATTTCCAGATTTTTCTCAATGCATAGTGCCCCAGCAGACTGCATCACTGAGCAGCACCACAGTGATGTTAGCTTTGAAGGCTAAGCTTTCAAACCAAGCCTTACCCACCCTTGCCATAGAAAATTCTCAGTCATGCACTCATTAAATGAGCTGACTTAAAGCAAAAGACTAAGGGTGTGAAAAGGAACACATGTCAGTTTGTttgtggaaaataaataattatagttaGGCTTCCTCTCCCAGGATGGAACTCCAACCTCGAAAACATTTGAACACGTGACCAGTGAAATTGGAGCAGAGGAAGCTGAGGAAGTTGGAGTTGAACACTTGTTACGGTAAGACCCTAGTACAGCGTCAAAATCATTCGCTGCCCCAGAGGTCACacggtgtaaggaagaggtctgTGTCGGGAGTCTGGAGACCTAGGTTCTGGTCCTGGCCGTCCACTAACAAGTCTGCCATTCTGAGCAAATCACAATCCCTTTCCAGACctttgttttcttgtctgtaaattgAAGTGTTTGAACTACATCAACTGCAAAATGTCTTGAGTTACAATTTATGACTTTGTGGATAGCATACCTTGTCTAGAAACTATAATGTTGACTGTGACGGGAAGAGAGGTAGGAAATAAATGCAGGCCTGCACTCTCCACTAGGTGTCCTTCTCAACAAATGTAGCCCATTTTCTGGAGCGAATCTTTATCTTGGAgtagcttttgttttaaaatcctaTATCTATTATAATCCTTATTTGAAAAAGGTCATAGTTTTATCAGTCAATGAGGTTCCTTCCAGTTCTAAAAATCACCATCTTATTTAAGCTTCTCGATATTCTGGAGATGCAGGTAGAGAAAGTGCCATCCTTTTAGGAACAGGAAAGCTGAGATAGAGAGCTTCAGTACAAGGTTACCCAGAAAGTTATTGGTAGATCTGAACTGTTGAcctaagcaattttttttttccttaagtggaaatggttttattttagctctcttttataactattttttgaaaaatgtcctGTGATGAGAAAGATAAAGTATGTGTTCCACATGATAAAGAAATTAACGTAATTGATAACTAAATCTTTATCAAATGGAGaagtgacatttttcttttaaaaacttgctGCACCCAACAAAGCTAGGAATTTTCTTAGAATGTAAGAACTTGCCTGATGACATGGTACCCTGATGCCTTTTCCTGCCCTTTTTAACTGTGGGTTATTACAGAGATATCAAAGACACGACGGTGGGCACTCTGTCCCAGCGGATCACAAACCAGGTCCATGGTTTGAAGGGACTGAACTCCAAGCTTCTGGATATCAGGAGCTACCTCGAAAAAGTCGCCACAGGCAAGCTGCCCATCAACCACCAGATCATCTACCAGCTGCAGGACGTCTTCAACCTGCTGCCAGACGTCAGCCTGCAGGAATTTGTCAAGGCCTTTTACCTGAAGACCAACGACCAGATGGTGGTTGTATACTTGGCCTCGCTGATCCGTTCCGTGGTTGCCCTGCACAACCTCATCAACAACAAGATTGCCAATCGGGatgcagagaagaaagaagggcaggagaaagaagagagcaaAAAGGATAGGAAAGAGGACAAGGAGAAAGATAAAGATAAGGAAAAGAGTGAtgtaaagaaagaggagaaaaaggagaaaaagtaaaacatgtattaaatagctttttaaatttgtaaattaaaatcttACAAACTAAATCAGTGTGCTGCTAGAGGGTTCTTTTTCACTTGACGTGCTTGTTAGAAAGCTGACCCAACAAGagctctctgcctcctgtcactcTTGCTGTGGTTTACGTGGAAGTGAATGGAGACTGATCTCAAACCTGAACTGCAGCTTCAGCTGCTGTGAGTTGGGGATATGATAGTCAGCTCAGGCTTCAGATTGTGTGAGAAAAATGAGGAGAAGTCAACAAAACATTTTGGTACTCTTCATTCGTTTATCTCCAAAACCAGGAGTTGAATTTTCCTCATCTTGAAAGACTCTTGGGGTCTGTTTCTGGTATTTTACAAAATTGCGAAGTGGAATGCATGAATTGCATTATGTTCTCTGGTAACATGTAGAGTTCAGACCCTTCTGAACTCTGTTGACAATACCACACCATGTTTTGGACCCATAGCTCTGGCATCCTCAGGGGTTGTGATCCAGCTCCATATATTGTTTACCTTCAAAGACACAATTAAATGGCTTGATTTTTAAGCTGTGTTCTAGTCATTTTTGACTTTGGGAGTAGTGATGCGTAGTTTCCAGAAGCAGCCAAGACAGTCTTCGATTGGAGCTGCCTTAAGGAGTTCTCTTGGACTTGTTATCATTTATGAAAGAGCATCTCATTCCCCTAAATGGAAACAGGCAGTCTGCTGTAGTGAGGAGAGTTCTCTGAGCCCAGAAGACCCGGGTTCCAGTTTGTACCTCAGATCCCTCATTTATGAGGTGGTAGGTTGCAGTCGGTCATCTCTAAAGTCCCCAGAACAGTGTTTCAAAAGGGACACATTTACCACTGCAGCAGTTGTAAGTACCTCAGACCGCAGGCCAAACAGGCACCTTACTAAGAATGGAACAATGTTTCCCCCAAGAGAAGTGCACAGGACTCCTAGAGGAACAAATTAAATAAGGCACTAAATCATTCGACACACATTAGTCACGGATATTAAATTTCCTTTCTTGAACAGGTAGAACCTCTCAAATGCACTACGTGGATTATTCATCTTGAAAGAGTtaagaatacaataaaatagCACAAAAACTCAGTTGCATCTCAGAAACCACTTCTTGAGGTTATAATGCCTTAAAGTAATCAGAAGCATCGATTTTTATTCCATAGACCTGCCAAAGAGTTAGTGGGAATTTGGGAATAGATAGAgcttgagtatcccttatctgaaatgcttggaaccagaagtgttaaagatttaggaaattttttttaatacttgcATCATACTTAACGGCTCAGCATGCCTAATCTGAAATGTTCCAATGAGTGAGTATTTCCTTTGAATACCATgtaagtgctcaaaaagtttcagattttggagcatttcaaattttTGGATTAGGGGCACTCAACCTGtagtaaaatgtaaaatggcTCTTATTCAGCATAAATAGAGACATGCCCCATCAGGGGTCATTTCAGAGTTCATCAAGATTCTGAGATAAAAAAAGCATGGTACagtgaaaacagaacaaaattgaCTTTCCTGTTTCAGAAGCCAAAAGTCAGACAGTTGTATCTAATTGAATAAAAGAAACTTGAAATACATAGATTAAAACTTGAGGTGTATCCCAAACCATGGGAGCGTTGAAGAAGCTTTTGAGATTTAGGTGCCATGTTTGGAACACACTGATGTGACAGGTTGCCTAGACCACAAACCCTGGCTTGGAAACAGGCAAGAGCAAGACCCAGGCATCAGGGGAGAGCCAGGTGCCATGGTGCTGAGGCTCTAAGCAAGGGAACGCAACGTCATCCTAAGGAACGGGTCCTGTATGTAAGGCTCAGGGGCCAGTGCACACCTGAATTGACACCGCACAGGATTCAGGTCTGCGTTTAAGAACATAATGCCGGGTTGGGggcagtggctggtgcctgtaatcccaacactgggaggctgaggcaggaggatcacttgagtccaggagtaagagaccagcctgaacaacatagtaagacccatctacaaaaaattttaaaattgcctgggtgtggtgggatgtgccttagtcctagctactcaagaggctgaggtaggacactggagcccaggagctcaaggttgcagtgagctgtgatcgcatgccactgcactccagcctgggcaacagagcaaaatcctgtctctaaaaaacaaaaagtatcatTTGGATTTAAAAGACTTTCTCAGGGTCCAGTGAACTAGCACAATGCCACAGCCTTTTAAGTTGGTCATAGTTTGATGAActgaaatgtttattgagcatctaagAACATGGGAATCCCCAggccttattatttttaatagtttgacCCACATACGGACAAAACTGACTTCTACCTTCCTAACAGGAATCTTCCATTCCTGcttataaagaaaatagcttATAGCCTGTGGAGTCACTTAGGCACATTTTCTAAGGCCAGATTGCTGCCATCAGGTAGAAGAGAGGGAGCCCAGTAGTGCTACCGATGAAGTCTTGCTCATACAAATAGCAGCTGACTTGACTGCAAAACCCAGGGCCCACCCCTAAAATAAAGCCTTACATTTGTGTAGTCTGGCGGTCTGGAGATGAGACTTCTAAACGGCTTTTGCTGGTTTTGGAAACACTGAAAAAGTATTCTGGAAAAAGTGTGATCCTGGGCCTGGATCTCATCTTCATAGCTGCAACATCAGCTTCCCTTCAATTTCACCACAACTTCAGAATGACTGCCTAATGGATTTCAGGCTGCTCCTGTGACACCTTACAGAGGATGGTGTTCACTCCTGAATTACAGTTTTCTGtttgaaaacacaaaatatgcGAGTTATAGACTGGGGATAAATGTGGAGAGGGTCCTGAGGTCAAGGAGATTTTACCAAAACTAGAGCACTTTAATGCCAGAAGTAGgcggagtgtggtggctcatgcctgtaatcctagcactctgggaggttgaggccggtggattacttgaggtcaggagttcaagaccagcctggccaacatggtaaaaccccatctctactaaaaatacaaaaattagttgggcgtggtggcgtgcacctgtaatcccagctacttgggaggctgaggcaggagaattgcttgaactggggatgtggaagttgcagtgagctgagattgtgccactgcactccagcctgggcaacagagcaagactctgtctcaaaaaaaaaaaaaaaaaatgccagaagcAGATGAAAGACAACCACAGGTTTAAATGAAAACAAGCTGAAACAATGCAAACTTTTTATATTAGATATTCGACttaaaaatatctcaataaagtgttagttttctcaaaaaaaaatgaaaaagaaaacaggaaatagCCCTCAActtatggaaaagaatgaaatctccCATTCACTGGGAAGTTATGCAAAGGCTTTTTCTTCTACCATTTTCCATTAAGCAGAATAAAACTTGAGAATGAGTTAGGATTGTTAGACTATAACATGCTAACAAAACCACTTTCATCTGCCCTGTCCGGGAATATGGGGTGGATACAGGACATGTGGGAAGGCAGAGAAACATTTGATTTATATGGCCCCCAAGAGAAAATGTCTACAACTTCCCTAAGCAAATGTATTGCAGATTATTACACATAATACCTGTGCACATTCCTATGCCATTCAACTCTTGGTGTTACCGATTTGTGCCTGGTAGCAGTGCAAAATTgagatctttttttaaagactaaagcctgttttttggccaggcacagtggctcacacctgtaattgggaggccgaggcgggcggatcacgaggtcaggagttcgagaccagcctggccaatatggagaaacaccatctctactaaaaatacaacaattagctgggcgtggtggtgggtgcctgtaatcccagctactcaggaggctgaggcaggagaatcgcttgaacccgggaggtggaggttgcagtgagctggagatcgtgccactgcactccagcctgggtaacagagcaagactccgtctcaaattaaaaaaaaaaaaagtaaagcctgTTTTTATTGGGGGAGTAAGTAAGAATTGACTCAGTATAGACATGGaagtgaggaaagaaaataagtgaaaagaaaggaagaagaaactgtGGAAGTCGTGTTTCTAGGGCCCAAATCAAGAGAAATCTTTTGCTAATCATTGCTCTTTGGAGCCAATCTGTTCTTCGACACTAGATGGCGTCATTCACTCAGCTCAGCTCATCTCTTGGCAAGAGAAAAATTTGATTCCCAGTTGGGCATAGATTTGGGAATCTTCCCCCAATTACTTCCTGCCATTTCTGCTTTCGGCTGAAGCCACCCAGGCAAAATTTTGAAGGAATTTGAAGAGGCTATGGGTGCAAAAAGACTGGGTTAAGCCTCCACACCTCCACCCTTACCGTCCTCTTGCACACTGCTGCTGGGGGATGAAGACATGAATACAAGCAGATAGCATGTGCTTCAATTTTCCTCACTGCTGGTATtgctcttctaatttttttttttttcgagactgggtcttgctttgtcgctcacactggagtgcagcgatgcgatcacagttcactgcagcctcaacctccagggctcaagtgatcctcctgccttagcctcctgagtagctgagagggcaggcacaagccaccatgcccaggtaatttttaacttttttgtagagacagggtctcaccttgttgcccaggctggtcttgaactcctgggctcaagcaatcctcctgcctcggcctcccaaagtgctgggattacaagcatgagccaccgtgtgcaGCCTCCTAATTACTTTAAGGACCATAGTCAGCGGTGTTCTGGTAAACATGTAACAATCAGTTCTCCAAAAAAGGGATGATTAGCATTGATTTGTAAGCCTTTCCCAATTTCCCTGGTATAAATACTTCCACGGTGGCTGATTTCAAGTCAACAACCTGAGTTGGAAGGAGAGGCGCAGAGCACAGTGCTGCACAGTACTTCCACCTTACAGATGAGATAGACAAAAATAACCTGAGGAGCACACCTCATAGTAAAATGTAGTCAAGAAATAGGGCCGggtaccatggctcacacctggccttgggaggccgaggcgggcggatcacctaaggtcaggagtttgagaccagcctggccaacatggggaaagcctgtctctactaaaaattcaaaaattagccgggcatggtggcatgggcctgtaatcccagctactcgggaggctgaggcaggagaattgcttgaacccaggaggcagaagttgcagtgagccgagatcgtgccactgcactccagcctgggcaacagagtgggactccatgtcaaaaaaaaaaaagaagaagaaaaagaaaagaaaagaaattagaatgCAATGTGTTGAgagttctaaaaatattttcttaatataatctATTGTAAGTTtatccaatttattattttttttttttttttttttgagacggagtctcgctgtcgcccaggctggagtgcactggcgcaatctcggctcactgcaggctccaccccctgggattcatgccattctcctgcctcagcctcccgagtagctgggactacaggcacccgccacctcgcccggctaattttttgtatttttagtatagacggggtttcaccgtgttagccaggatggtctcgatctcctgacctcgtgatccgcccacctcggcctcccaaagtgctgggattacagacgtgacccaccgcgcccggcccaatttaatttttaacaatggTTTTGTTTAGCCTCCAGCtcacaaaatttctgaaaatttaacaattggctTTTGCAAACCTGTGCAACCTGGCTCCAAGCCCACCCTTTCCAGTCCTATTTAAATGATCACTGCCTTCATGACTGTTATTTAATCCccagttgttttcattttgtacctgtttctgtttttctcaagaAAACTTACCAAGACTTGGGTTCATTTAAAGTAGCCCTCTTCACACAGTGGCAGATAGTTGTAGGTGACAAATCTTTGTCAAATGCCTGGGACTTTTCCAGAAGGGGGTGGTGCTGATTGGTTGGTTGATTGATTCGTTCTCACTTATTAGGACCTCAGCTGGCCATTCTCTGGCAGTTACTCAAAACACAGAACCAATGACAGAAGAATTCACTATGATGCTTGTTAAAAATTCaggtttctggccaggtgcggtggctcacgcctgtaatcccagctctttgggaggccgaggcgggcagatcacttgaggccaggagttcaaaaccagcctggccaacacagtgaaagccaatatctaccaaaaaatacaaaattttgccgggtgtggtggcacacacctgtagtcctagctactcgggaggctgaggccaggagaatccattgaacccgggaggcagaggttgcagtgagctgagattgtaccactgcactccagcctgggtgacagagaccctgtctcaaaaaaataataaaaattcaggtTTCTGGGCCTAACCCCAGACCTACTGTGTTATAATCTCTGGGGATCTGTGTTTTTAAGATGGTCTCCATATGGTTCCTGCCCACATGAAagagaacatttattttgatgtaGAACAATCTTCTCAATTGTTTTTTTTAACAGTCCAGGGGTCTGGTTTGTTTTTTgtgctgttttaaaattatttatttatttatttttcataaagatgagtctccctatgttgcccaggctggtcttgaactcctgggctcaagcgatcctcctgctttggcctcccaaaatgctggaattacaggtgtgcgccaccacgctcggccttttttttttttttttttttcctacatctATGAAGCCATTAATTCAAGAGGATTGGGTTCTAGCAGCTTGGGTTCCTTTTCCCTGTCCTCACAAATTGTGCTTCTCTGGCTGGAGCAGGCTGGTGCTTCAGTTGAACCCAGGTGCTCTCtggcttccttc comes from Symphalangus syndactylus isolate Jambi chromosome 11, NHGRI_mSymSyn1-v2.1_pri, whole genome shotgun sequence and encodes:
- the PSMD7 gene encoding 26S proteasome non-ATPase regulatory subunit 7, giving the protein MPELAVQKVVVHPLVLLSVVDHFNRIGKVGNQKRVVGVLLGSWQKKVLDVSNSFAVPFDEDDKDDSVWFLDHDYLENMYGMFKKVNARERIVGWYHTGPKLHKNDIAINELMKRYCPNSVLVIIDVKPKDLGLPTEAYISVEEVHDDGTPTSKTFEHVTSEIGAEEAEEVGVEHLLRDIKDTTVGTLSQRITNQVHGLKGLNSKLLDIRSYLEKVATGKLPINHQIIYQLQDVFNLLPDVSLQEFVKAFYLKTNDQMVVVYLASLIRSVVALHNLINNKIANRDAEKKEGQEKEESKKDRKEDKEKDKDKEKSDVKKEEKKEKK